The following proteins come from a genomic window of Pseudomonas syringae:
- a CDS encoding DUF6555 family protein produces MALPKHYRIDYLLNGSFKSFYIRTENMDNTEAWHYASVDAGLARIPKYRLEKVPRVSKPYAEHFGVTNVEWAQA; encoded by the coding sequence ATGGCACTTCCAAAGCACTACCGCATCGATTATCTATTAAACGGTTCGTTCAAGAGCTTTTATATACGCACCGAGAATATGGACAATACTGAAGCATGGCACTACGCAAGTGTCGATGCAGGGTTGGCGCGAATACCCAAGTACCGTCTGGAAAAGGTCCCGCGGGTCTCGAAGCCCTATGCTGAACACTTCGGTGTGACCAACGTGGAGTGGGCCCAGGCCTGA
- a CDS encoding MFS transporter, which produces MNPPHTMGTAAEEPLRAAYISARIDRLPAVASIWRLVALLSIAGFFELYDLFQTAYISPGLIREGIFATGSQGLFGFSDQAAFASATFLGLFFGASLLSPIADRFGRRAIFTFALIWYTVATVIMGLQTSAMGVIGMRFVVGIGLGVELVTIDTYLSELVPKRIRSSAFAFAFFIQFLSVPCVALMSWWLVPQDPFGFSGWRWVVISSAVFALFVWWLRAALPESPRWLAQQGRFDEAERIMDTIEARCAKEHGKPLDEPEPEIVAVEGKGRFADMWQPPYRRRALMLVVFHIFQAIGFFGFGNWLPALLSGQGVSVTHSLGYAFVITLAYPLGPLLFVKFANRFENKWQIVGSALGAMIFGSLFAFQTSAVGLIFCGIMITFCNAWLSFSYHSYQGELFPTNIRARAVGFCYSFSRLSTVFSSLLIGVFLEHFGTPGVLAFIVSSMLIVIIVIGHFGPRTRNLALEQITHR; this is translated from the coding sequence ATGAACCCTCCCCACACGATGGGCACTGCGGCGGAAGAACCGTTGCGTGCAGCTTATATCTCGGCACGTATCGACCGGCTGCCTGCGGTCGCCAGCATCTGGCGACTGGTCGCGCTGTTGTCTATCGCCGGATTCTTCGAGCTTTATGACCTGTTCCAGACCGCCTATATCAGCCCCGGCCTGATCCGCGAAGGTATCTTCGCCACCGGCAGCCAGGGCTTGTTCGGCTTTTCTGATCAGGCGGCCTTTGCCTCGGCAACTTTTCTCGGCCTGTTCTTCGGCGCCAGCCTGCTCAGTCCGATTGCCGATCGTTTCGGGCGTCGCGCAATTTTTACCTTTGCCCTGATCTGGTACACGGTCGCCACCGTGATCATGGGCCTGCAAACCTCGGCAATGGGCGTGATCGGCATGCGCTTCGTGGTCGGCATTGGTCTGGGTGTGGAGCTGGTAACCATCGACACCTACCTCTCGGAACTGGTGCCCAAACGCATCCGCAGTTCAGCCTTCGCGTTCGCATTTTTCATTCAGTTCCTGTCGGTTCCCTGCGTTGCGCTGATGTCATGGTGGCTGGTGCCGCAAGACCCGTTCGGCTTTTCCGGCTGGCGCTGGGTGGTTATCAGCAGTGCTGTGTTCGCGCTGTTCGTCTGGTGGCTGCGCGCCGCCCTCCCCGAGTCGCCGCGCTGGCTGGCGCAACAGGGGCGTTTCGATGAAGCCGAACGGATCATGGACACCATCGAGGCACGTTGCGCGAAGGAGCATGGCAAGCCGCTGGATGAACCAGAGCCGGAAATAGTCGCCGTCGAGGGTAAAGGACGCTTTGCCGACATGTGGCAACCGCCCTACCGCCGTCGCGCACTGATGCTGGTGGTCTTTCACATTTTTCAGGCGATTGGCTTTTTCGGCTTTGGCAACTGGCTGCCCGCGCTGCTTTCCGGACAAGGCGTCAGTGTGACTCACAGCCTGGGGTATGCGTTCGTGATTACGCTGGCGTACCCGCTGGGCCCGTTACTGTTCGTGAAATTCGCCAATCGCTTTGAGAACAAATGGCAGATTGTCGGCTCGGCATTGGGCGCAATGATCTTTGGCAGCCTGTTTGCGTTCCAGACCAGCGCCGTCGGGCTGATCTTCTGCGGGATCATGATCACCTTTTGCAACGCCTGGCTGAGCTTCAGTTATCACTCTTATCAGGGTGAGCTGTTCCCGACCAACATACGGGCGCGTGCGGTCGGTTTCTGTTACTCGTTCAGCCGGCTGTCAACGGTGTTCAGCAGCCTGTTGATCGGGGTGTTTCTCGAACACTTCGGCACACCCGGGGTGCTGGCATTCATCGTCAGCAGTATGCTGATCGTGATTATCGTCATCGGCCACTTCGGGCCACGCACCCGTAATCTGGCGCTGGAACAGATAACCCATCGCTGA
- a CDS encoding Nramp family divalent metal transporter, which translates to MPTTATAPFCPSATSDSVVIPANASLLRKMMLFVGPGLLISIGYMDPGNWATAIEAGSRFGYSLLFVVVLASLSGMVLQNLCSRLGIATGRDLAQLSAAHYSRKVAKGQWLLAELSIVATDLAEVLGAALAFHLLLGVSITTGVALTAFDTLIVLALQGANFRRLEAIVLGLIATIAACFAVELILIKPFWPDVFAGLKPSWDVLSSQEPLYIAIGILGATVMPHNLYLHSSVVQTRVNGSDLASKASAIRFARFDTIGSLSLALLINAAILILAAAAFHKTGHTEVVEIQDAYHLLDPLVGGAIASVLFGIALLAAGQSSTFTGTIAGQVVLEGFLQAKIPCWQRRFITRALALIPALIGVIWLGDSSVGKMLVLSQVVLSLQLPFALWPLIRFTSDPHLMGPFVNSRLVRTVAWGLFGLISAANLTLLWFWVS; encoded by the coding sequence CTGCCCACCACTGCGACTGCTCCCTTTTGCCCGTCTGCGACCAGCGACAGCGTGGTCATTCCTGCCAATGCCTCATTGCTGCGCAAGATGATGCTGTTCGTAGGCCCCGGCTTGCTGATCTCCATCGGCTACATGGACCCCGGTAATTGGGCGACCGCCATCGAGGCGGGCTCGCGTTTTGGCTATTCATTGCTGTTTGTCGTCGTCCTGGCCAGCTTGTCGGGCATGGTGCTGCAAAACCTCTGTTCGCGGCTGGGCATCGCCACCGGGCGCGATCTGGCGCAGTTGTCCGCAGCTCATTACAGCCGCAAGGTCGCCAAGGGGCAGTGGTTGCTGGCGGAACTGTCGATCGTCGCCACCGATCTGGCTGAAGTGCTGGGTGCGGCATTGGCGTTTCATCTGCTGCTGGGGGTGTCTATCACCACAGGTGTGGCGCTGACCGCCTTCGATACGCTGATCGTGCTGGCGTTGCAGGGCGCCAACTTCCGGCGTCTGGAAGCGATTGTGCTGGGACTGATCGCGACCATAGCGGCGTGCTTCGCTGTCGAACTGATCCTGATCAAGCCATTCTGGCCGGACGTCTTTGCCGGGCTGAAACCGAGTTGGGATGTGCTGAGCAGTCAGGAACCGCTGTACATCGCCATCGGCATTCTGGGCGCCACGGTCATGCCGCATAACCTGTACCTGCATTCCTCGGTGGTGCAGACGCGGGTCAACGGTTCTGACCTGGCGAGCAAAGCCAGTGCCATTCGCTTTGCGCGTTTCGACACCATCGGCTCGCTGAGCCTGGCGCTGTTGATCAACGCCGCGATTCTGATTCTCGCTGCGGCGGCATTCCACAAAACCGGCCATACCGAGGTGGTCGAGATTCAGGACGCCTATCACCTGCTCGACCCGTTAGTCGGTGGCGCCATTGCCAGCGTACTGTTCGGGATCGCCTTGCTGGCGGCCGGGCAGAGTTCGACCTTCACTGGCACGATTGCCGGGCAGGTGGTGCTCGAAGGCTTTTTGCAGGCGAAAATTCCTTGCTGGCAGCGACGTTTCATCACCCGCGCACTGGCCTTGATTCCGGCGCTGATCGGCGTGATCTGGCTGGGCGACAGTTCGGTGGGCAAGATGTTGGTGCTCAGTCAGGTGGTGTTGAGCCTGCAATTGCCATTCGCACTGTGGCCACTGATCCGTTTCACCAGTGATCCGCACCTGATGGGGCCGTTCGTCAACAGCCGGTTGGTGAGAACAGTGGCGTGGGGGCTGTTCGGTCTGATCTCGGCAGCCAACCTGACGCTTTTGTGGTTCTGGGTCAGCTGA